Genomic segment of Zingiber officinale cultivar Zhangliang chromosome 11B, Zo_v1.1, whole genome shotgun sequence:
ctcgtccctcgaaaacatcacgcacctccttctcgtccgcccgcatattcttccgcagcacctcatccctcagacgcaccgagcccatcggctctcttccgtgccgtccttctcgctagctatgtctttcgctcaacttcctatgctcctaagttcctgcacacttagacacaggggttaaattcCAACAGGACCTAatctgacttagttgatcacatcaaaactaccttggggtactaacatctTGTTGTGCTAACTATATTTTATAGGATAAACAAATTTTGGTTGCatggactaactctattttgcaggaaagagAAGTGTGAAAAAGAGGTGTCTgggtgctcggaagggatccaggtgctcgGACCAGATTCGCCCGGATAGGTGCATGGCCGGGCACTCGGGTGGTCCAGGTGCCCTGAGTTGGTCCAGCGCCCAAACCAGAAAATTTATCCAAAAGATGATTTGGAGTGTGACAACTGACCAAACCCACGTCAACGGTCTGGGCGccagaggggatccgggcgcccagaggtggataaacttcgagAATGAAGTTTTGACGAGAGTTCGCTATGTCAGCATAGTCCAGACACTCTAGAGGGGATCAAGGTGCCTGGATGGGTTATAAAACCAACCTTCAACCAGAAGCTTCAGATGATCAACTACTATGATTTTCATTCCTAAGCACTGCTCCGAAAAAGttcaatgaaagcactcaacgagtgcgagccttggagtaagagtcgtcgtaggctctgaactaagtaaaaaattacttgtgttagtacgtgctttttttttctttctcgctTCTTTCTCCTTAGCTTTTTATCCGCTACGTACTCTCGATTTTGTAAAAAGTGACAAACGCTATTCACTCCCTCTAACGTCTTTACGATCTAATAGGGAAAGATATGAAAGAAGAAGAATTGGcctatagaaaataattttaattttttagtattatccctacttttattttttttagtgggcaagactctaatatttttataactTTATACATCTCTAGGAGTATTTACAAAAAATTGAGATGAGACAACTGCTCCACCAAAACTATACGTGGCTCCACCCCtggttgcgtgtgtaatataatacatgcaCCCGTGCAGGTAATGGACTTTccatcataaaaaattaatttaattctttatatcatatattaaattgataagacCAAATATTACACTTAATCTTAGCCAAAAGACCTCATATAAATAGAGGGTGCGTCAGACTCATGCAATAGTCAGCAGGAAATTACTATAACAGActccttataaaaaattaatttaatatcatacttgattTTAGCGAAAAAACCgagaaaaatatgttttctatTATCGTCGCTcaaggtatttatagaaatttctttgttaagagtattgtcaattctaaaatgtgagactaaaaagaattttatatttttaattgattaataaattttttttttaataattcatcgCAACTGAGTTTCAAATTTAAATGTTTGATTGATGTGTTtgtggaaattactaataaattttaaaattactttggatttttaaaaaatattaacataattttattttaaagtttatcaaaattaattaataaagagataaattttaataaaataatagattaattaaatatgagtcgatcttttatttttaatttttaaatttttaaaaattttaatttttttatttttttaatttatgatgaTAGTATTTTATGAGTTAATCATAAGACTATGGTGAGGggatattaatattttaaatcatgttgtatGCTAATCTGTCTGCTGTACACTTCTACGTACACTTCGACATGCACAGTCACACCTTGTCGGATACAACGTCATCACACGTACCTTGACCTTACTTTTTTTTATACGTTAGTGTGCTTTTCGAAATATAATTCCCTGTATACGGACAGAGAAGATGTTGCTGTATCATTTTGAACTGAAACATACCGCGAAATAACAGTACCACAAATCGAACGATGCACTCTTTCCTCCGACACGAAACACAATCTTTAAAGCGATCCTTCTCGAAGGACGAGGCAAACTCTTAACGTAACGTACCCCGTAATTACCCGCACAATGACCTTCCGTCGTACAGCCCAGGTGATCTTCCCCGACACGATCCGACGGCAGACAACGTATCCGCATAGTTGCCCGCACAGGCGCGACCGTGGGTCGCCGCTTGGAGTCCCGAGCCCGCCGGTCGCAATCGCAGCCGTCCAATCATTACGGAATGCAACGTCGCCGTGGGGCCGTCCAATCGGACGGACAGAACGCCTCTCGGACTGgataaaggaaaaaaagaaggCACGGGCAATCCTTGTCTGCATGTCGACTCCATACACGCGACAGGAATATTAACTAATTACGTCTTGAAGCGTGTTTTGTGAATCGAACTGCTAGAATTCCATTCGCCAAGAAGCTGTATGGTGCGAGTAATAAGTGAACGGACGTCAATCTGCGTGACTATTTAGGCATCTCTAATGGTTACGGGAGgtttgtaaaattaaaacaaaagttGGATGAAAAGTTTTGAAGTAGAGGTGATATTAGAGATTTGTAATTTAAGAATAGTGAAAATTTAAATCtgattattttaaaattgatcataACAAAGTCTATTTAGAATTTTATATTTCAATTGGCGTGGTATATTAGaatcattaaaaaatatatatttaaaattttaattattagggAGGCTCTTAGTTCCCAACAGTGTGTAACACCCCGTAATTCGTGCATAAGCAGTGCGTAAGTACGGACTGACCCTTGTTTTATCTGAAAGTAATTTGTGCTTTTTGCAATCCCAAAGCTGTGACAATGTTTTCTTAAAGAAAATAACTAAAGGACTATTTCTTTTTTCGAATGgcgagatttttttttctttttctaaaaatgAAAATATGATAGTTTTTGGTTAGGCAAAAGTTCTCAATTatttattcaaatttaaaattttaaaaaaatgagatCTATTGGATAAAATTCCAatataatctaattaaattatttgattatttaaaaaaaaatactgaatCTATATACCTCCTAAAAGTgcatttatgtatttattttaacatttaaagaaaaaattcgTATGTCAATTTTTTCTTATCATAACTATCTTTTAACTGTATAAATTAATGCAGATAATTTCTAAAACTGCATCAAATAaacaaatctatttttttaaccaTTTTTATGAGAATTTTTTTTCACTATTCTTTAATCCAAATAGATGTGATCAGATTACAAGTGGTAAGTTGAAACGCGAAGAAACTATCGATTTACGGTTCAAATGAAATGGATTTTGACCCTACACGTATGATATCGACTCCCACTACCTTCTAATTCATCATGATGTTTAATGATCCAACTCGTAGAGAAGAAGCAACCGGCCAAATACGTGAATGCGGGATCTCCTGTCCTAAATCGGACAGGGATGGAATTTTCTTCCCGCCTTGCTTCCTACTAGACATCCACGTAGTGCCGAACGTGAAACTCTGGACCTGGACCCTGACTCCAGCAAGATAGATGTTCTGCAACAAATAAGACAAAATAGTTAGGAAGTGTCGTTACAAAAAGACCCTTGAAACTCTCCATGTATTACTTATTGGTCCACGCGGTCGGCAGCCTACATAACCTCACTTGGCATATCGCGGCCTTGCTCGACCATGGCAAAGCGTCTCCGCCGCCGTCTCTGCCGTTTGTTGCCGTCCCTTGGCGGATTACTCTCCAAGAGTGACGGCGCCGTTCCTCGGCCGTTCGATTCTGATGCACCCGGCTTCGACCTCGGCTTTGACGTCGGTTACCCTTCCACTACTCTTCTCCGTGAATCGCCTCTCGTCTCCCCTTCATGCTGCTGCTGCTCCCGGCGACGAAGGCATCCGGGAGGACTTGCCCTTTACCGCTGCCACGCGACGCCGGACTACCTCTGGCGGAAAGAGGAGAAGTGGTTGCACGTAATGGCCTGCCCTGCTGCCGTCAGCGGCGGTGGCGGTGCCGACCTTCCCCCCGTTCCTCGACAGAAAATTGACTCCGACGACGGTGTTTTCCCCCCGCTAGTACTCCGACGGGTGCGCCGGCGGAAAGTAGCGACGCGGAAGCCGCGGTTCCGGTCGAGGGCTGGAAGTGACTCCTCGGCGGACGAAGGAGACGCCGACGAGGACGATGAGGACAGCGGATGGTTCAGCAGCGGCGACGAAACGAGGCTGACGGCGTCGACATCGGACGTGGGATCCTCGGACAAAATGCGGCGTCGGCGACAGCCGAAGAAAAGCCGCAGAGCAGTGATGGCAACGAAGAGATGCTTGTCATCGACGATGAGGCGGACGGCGGTCGGGACGCTGATTCCCTTCGCCACGGCTGCGGTGAGAGAGAGTTTCGCGGTGGTTAAGTTGTCGAAGGATCCGGAGGCAGACTTTAGGCGGTCGATGGCGGAGATGGTGGTGGAGAAGAAGATCTACGACGCTCAAGGGCTGGAGCAACTTCTGTGCTGCTTCCTGTCGCTGAATTTGCAGCGCCATCATGCTGCCATTGCAGCAGCATTCAAGGACATATGGGATATGCTAATTCCGGTGCAGGATGTCGGCAATGGTGGTGGCTCGCAGTGAGATTAAGGTAAACACTAGAATTGGGAAAGTTGCAGGCAGCTAAGGAATAGTAACACGCATAGCGTCGCTGTGTAAGTACGTGTGGaaattaagagactacgatacTAGCTCCACTGTTGTGTTGTAGGAGTCGTAGTAGCTAGTGAATCGTGCCATAAAAGTATTGGCGTGTGGTTTGGTCTGTGTGCCATAAAACTGGTTTCATCAATTATATATTTTAAGCAGACTCAAACAAAATTTTGAAGTCAAAAAGGTTGGTCCTAGAGGCAAATGTAGGATAACAAATGGGATCTATAGGAGGGAGTGTTGGTATTTAACTGTTCGATGCGCAATGGAAGgtgtgaaaaataaattaaatgtcttttaaaatttttcataataaaataattttgtttagaTCGAACAAAAGATcttgtttaattataaaatttcttATAATTCAACATGCAAACattataatattttctttataattcTACAAAATAGAATCTTTACCTTGAGTTCGCGCCTAAGATTTGCAGGTCGCCGGAGTTCTTCACAGGTTGCCGGAGTTCTTCCAATGCCATGATCTTCCTCTCCAATTCTTCGAATCAACGGATGGACAAAAGTGTGGGCTAACTCTTTTAACTTTTCTCACAAAATGAACTGTAGAATTTTTCATCAAAAATTCTCTTTTTcattctttctctttttttttttcgagagagaaagagagatgtATATTATAGTAAGGAGAGAGGGGAACGTGTATTATGAACATGGGAGAAAAAGAGGGAAACGTGTATTATCGAGTGGGAGAGAAAAGAGGGGAACATGTATACAAAAGTGGAAGAGAAAAAATGGGAACGTGTATTATAAAGTGAgagaaaatttataatattcacaaatattgatttctctcttttatattttattcgtaattaaattacaaatagaatatctaaatacttgatttttctcttatatatattttatttgtaatcaaattacaaatagaatatccaaatatttgatttcactcttttatattttattcgtaatcaaattacaaatagaatatttgtatatttgatttctctctcttttatattttatttgtaatcaaattacaaatagaatatctgaatatttgatttctctcttttttatattttattcataatcaaattacaaatagaatatctgtatatttgatttctctctcttttatattttattcgtaatcaaattacaaatagaatatctgaatatttgatttctctctcttttatattttattcgtaatcaaattacaaatagaatatcttcttttagtaaaaataataaacaatttattagttaataaattttgtgagaataaataattaatcaaattaattatttaagagtATCCATCATGATTATACGAAGATGGTTTGGGGACCATGGACCCATAATTTCAAGCTCCAATAAATTTAGATACAATTAATTAAAGCTCTTTAActaattatctaatttattaattcCGAGATTATTCCACTAAAATCCGAAATTGAACTCTTGAGAATTATGGAACATATTTACTCAAAAGATTTGAACAGTCCATTGATATAATCATTACATGTCGATCAACCCTCCGTTCATGGTCCACAAATAGAGCTAGGCGAAATTACCGTTTTACCTCTCTATTTGTATCTAAAACCTTAAGTACCATTGATTCACTAGTGAATAGTTAATTCATAATCTAATTATGAATTAGAGCGCTCAAACTATTCAGTGCTAGAATCAACACTCAAGAGAACCATTTTAGCATCCTTTCGGAAGTTACGTATTCCGTATCTATAAATCATATTCCCGGCTGAATGTATAACTGAGTCTCCAAAATGTAAGTGTTACACCTATTATTTAAAAtaggttttaacaaataaatcaagAGACTTGTTAATACAAACAAGGAGTCTATGACaactcaggatttagattgatctacATATGATCATCTTAGTGATGTTGATTCGAGTCTTTGTAACGGTACTTAAACATAGACACTTAAATCACATCTGGTCCTTGTCCTATATAATCATATTATATAAAATGCCTCTGCTTAGTGTCATTACACTGATTGTCCGGATAAGACTATCATATTCATAATGTCAGCAAACTGCATTCATGATTTCCAATTAAAGATCCATACTTTAATCAATCAtggacattttaaatatattatctatgattttaatcctcttgtatataacaatcttatatactaaaatcatagttacatcaatatattatggattttatacagatattcatttttatataaataagcataaaataatcaaacaataaaataaatacttcttttatttaattcagcaattaataataaatatatgttttacgggCATATTCCCAACAGGGAGTTGGACAAATAATGTTGAGTTTTTTTTCACGTATAAAAATTCAACAAATCATTATAATTTTGATGTTTCatagtatttaagttaaaaaaaaaaaacgtatccagatttttaaattaaaaaaaaacatattatatTTTGACAATTACTCAAAagtataataatttatttatttttttcattctaaTCCTGTCAAATCCATGCCATCAGAATCTCTCTTCCCTCTCTCAATGCtcatgaaaatttatttatttttttcatctatcgatttatattattcatatttatattttttcaaaacaCTTCCATCGAaagatgaaaaataataatagatgatatatttaaattatttatcatCTTAAAAATTCACAAGATCTAAAATAGGTACAATTGAAATTTTTTAGGTCAATCAGTGAGTTTAAatcaaaatccactgattgaCCTAGAGAACTCTGATTGTACCTATTTTAGAtcctatagatttttgatattgtAAGAAATTCaaatatattatccattgtttattttgacttctcccgatatattaaaatgttattgaaaAAATCGATTAATATCTCACaaacattgggcctgatataaaatACCATATTCGAAGaaatcgaaataaataatggagggtatttttggatttCTTGCAACCTCGGGAATCCACAAGACCTGAAATGGATTCAATCGGAGATCTCTAGGTCGATTAATGAATTTTGAGCGAAATCTTATGCTTGATATAAGTTCATATCAAGCCCCATGTTGGCCCTGATATGAAATGATATCAAGCCCAACATGGGATTTTGGCCGATTTCGATCGATTTAGGTTGAAATTCATTAATCgacttagagagctccgattgcaccaatTCCAgatcagtttctatggattctaGGTCGAAATATgtcatccattgtttatttcgacttctccgaAGGTGATATTTTATATCAAGTCCAACGATTGTAAAATATCAATCAATTCTTTCAATACCATTTTAATATCATCggagaagctaaaataaataatggaggacATATTTCAACTTCTTGCAACCTCAGGAATCCATAGAACTTGAAATGGATACAATCAAAGTTCTCTAGGTCGATTAATGGATTTCGATTGAAATCGACCGAAACCCCACGTTGGCCTGAACGTGGGTACAATCAGAGTTCTCTAGGTCAATCAGTGGGTTTCGATCAATATCCACCGATTGACTTAGAgaactccgattgcacccatttcaggtcTTGTGGATTTCTGAGATTGTAATAAATTCAAATATGATATTCATTAATTATTTCGGCTTCTCTAgaggtattaaaatgttattgaaaGAATCGGTTGTTATCTCACATATATTGGCATGATATAAAATCTTACCTCCGAAAAATCCGAAATAAACAATAGAGAACATATTTGGACTTCTTGTAACTTCAGGAATCCACAGAACCTGAAATGGATACAATCAGATCTCTCTAGGTCAATTAAAGGATTTCGACCGAAATTGGCAGAAATCTGACGTTAGGTTTGATATAAAATCCTACCTTcggaaaagtcaaaataaataatggaggacATATTTGAATTCCTTACAACTTCaggaatccataggaactgaaatgagtgcaattagAGCTCTCTACGTCGATTAATGGATTTCGATCGAGATCGACCAAAATCGGCTAAAATCCCACATTGGGTCCGATAGgagatcatatcaggcccaacattaGATTTTGGCTGATTTCGGTCGAAATCTATTAATCGATTTGGAGAGTTCTGAttgcactcattttagttcctgtggatttctaagattggaaggagtccaaatatgtcttccattatttattttcttttctggaGGTGAGATTTTATATCAAACCCAACGTGAGATTTCAGTCAATTTTGATCGAAATCCATTAATCGaactagagagctccgattgtatcCATTTCAGGTTTTGTGGATTCCTGgggttgcaaggagtccaaatatgtcatatattatttatttcggcttctctGAATGTGAGATTTTATATCAAGCCAAATGTTAGATTTCAACCAATTTTTCAaataacattttaacacatcCGGAGAAGCTAAAaaaataatggataacatatttgaactctttataACCTAAGAAATTCATAAGACTTGAAATTGTACAATCGAAGTTCTCTAGGTCAATTAGTGGATTTCGATCGAAATCCACTAATTGACGTAGAGAACTCCGATTGCATCTATTTCTgctcctatggatttctgagattataatgagttcaaatatgttatttattaattattttagctTCTCCAgaggtattaaaatgttattgaaaGAATCGACTAATATCTCACAAATATTGGGCATGATATAAAATCTCACCTCTggagaagccgaaataaataatggaggacATATTTGGACTCTTTACAACCTCAGGAATCCATAGAACCTGAAATAGatacaatcagagctctctaggtcgattaaTGGATTTCGACCTAAATCGACCGAAATCCCACATTGGGTTTAATATAAATTCTCACCTCTAgaaaagttaaaataaacaatggagggaatatttggactccttgcaatctcAGGAAtgcataggaactgaaatgggtgcaatcagagctctgtAGGTCGATTAATGAGTTTCGATCTAAATCGGTTGAAATcccacgttgagcctgatatgtgggcctgatatgaactcatatcaggtccaatgtgGAATTTTGGCTTATTTCGGTCGAAATCTATTAATCGATCTAGAGAGCTCTATTTGCACCCATTTCGGTTCTTGTGGATTCCTGAGGTTGCAAAGAGTCCAAATATgtcatccattgtttattttaacttttcTGGAGGTGGGATTTTATATCAAACTCAATGTGAGATTTCAgtcgattttggtcaaaatccattaATCGACCTAGAGAGTTCTGATTATATCCATTTTAGGTTCTGTGGATTCCTGAGGttgtaaggagtccaaatatgtcaTCCATTAGTTATTTCGGCTTCTTTGGAGGTGTGATTTTATATCAGGCCAAATGTTGGATTTCAAccaatttttcaaataatattttaacatattCGGAGaagcaaaaaaaataatagataacatatttgaactctttacaAACTAAGAGATTCATAGGgcctgaaatgggtgcaatcgaagTTCTCTAAGTCAattagtgagtttcggtcaaaacccacagATTGACCTAAATAACTCTGATTGTACTCATTTCAGGTCCTGTAGATTTCTAAGATTGCAATGAGTTCAAATATTATATTCATTAATTATTTCAGCTTCTCCAgaggtattaaaatgttattgatAGAATCGACTTATATTTCATAAACATTGGGCTTGATATAAAATACAACCTTTGAAGAAGCTAAAAGAAATAATTGAGGGCATATTTTGGCTCTTTGCAACCTCAGGAATCCATAGAACCTGAAATGGGTATAATTAGATCTTTCTTGGTCGATTAATAGATTTCGACCAAAATTGATTGAAATTGATTGAAATCCCATGTTAGATCTAATATGAGTTCATATCAGGCCTacgtgtgttggtgcgggaaacatccgacaatcgaacctatgttttgattatatcaaagggtttaaagttaagttgtcttgttatctaacaaggttcattgagcttgcaggaaagtcctaagttatcttaggcaaaagtcctagtggattctaggtaggtggaaaaccctagggggtggtaaccctaggtcctagggggtggtaaccctaggtgatggaaagtcctagctgtgattaggcaggtggaaaaccctagggggtggtaaccctaggtcctagagggtggtaactctaggctgAGGAAAATCCCAgcaggtggtaaccctagatcctagggggtggtaaccctaggctgaggaaaatcttagggggtgataaccctaggcagaaagtccagtcggtctggaggactgatttgacaataggtaaactctcctaagaggagtaggtaaggacgcattccccgaggagggaacagtaggcatcggttcgaacTAGGGTTTCTGAGAAATTCGAAGTCAAAACCGGACAGTCCAATGACTGTCGAGtacttatatttatcttatattattatgctaacttggttttgcagggtatactttgtttgtagactaaTATGCTTTGCAGGAATGAAGTTACACAAGAGAACTCTCAgatgaatagtgtctgaggcgcctccgggctgttggaggtgcctcgggcgcCTTGGCTGTAGCTGCACAGGAAGCaaggtagaaggcgccttcaaaggggcttgaaggcaccttggacgctggatggaaggcaccttccatggagcttgaaggcgccttcgggtggataagtAGTGAAGACGCAGGAGCTTATCGATGCTGCGGATTCGGCTGGCTGGAGGTGCCTTCTATGGAGGCTGAAGGCTTCTTCAACAACCTATATAAGGCTGGTCCGAGCAGATGCCAAGAGAGAACAAAAAACTTgcaatccttcttccgtgtgctgctaacaaagcGATCCAGCGAAGTCCTAACTCtactccgacgaccagaagctttcAATTCCAGATTTCCTTGTTGTTGGTATAATATTTGATAGTGCTTTAATTGTTGTATTCTTTTGTAATATTTCCAAGCTTATagtaattgcccatcgaaagcaatcaacgatcgcgggccttggagtaggagtcgacataggctccgaaccaagtaactaaaagtgttagcattgcttccgtGTCTTTTTACTTTTCCACTGCATATTTACTTTGAGTGTTTcgaaacgaacgaattagccacaatcactattcaccccccctaacACTTTCAGTCGACACAGCCATGAACttatatcaggcctaacatgggATTTCAGTTGATTTCAGTCAAAATCCATTAATCAACCTAGAGAATTTTGATTGTACTCATTTCAAATCCTGTGGATTCCTAAGATTGCAAGAAGTCTAAATATGTCCTCCATTTTTTATTTCGGCTTCTCTGGAGGTGATATTTTATATCAGGCTCAACGTATGTAAGATATCTGTCGATTCtttcaataacattttaatacttCCAGAGAAACCGAAATAAAAGTaataatggatagtatatttaaactctttgcaacctcagaaattcataggatctgaaatgagtgtaatctgatctcTCTAGGTCAATAAGTGGATTTTGATTGAAATCCACTAATTaacctagagaactccgattacacccatttcaggtCCTATGAATTTCTTAGGTTGTAAGGAGTACATatatactatccattatttatttcggctaCTACGgaggtattaaaatgttattaaaagaatCATCAAATATCCTACATATGTTGGGCTTGATATAAATCCGGAGAAGCCAAAATAATCAATGGAGGATATATTTAGACTCCTTACAATCTCAGAAATTTATAGGACTTGACATGGGTGCATTCGAAGTTTT
This window contains:
- the LOC122034735 gene encoding transcription repressor OFP7-like; the protein is MAKRLRRRLCRLLPSLGGLLSKSDGAVPRPFDSDAPGFDLGFDVGYPSTTLLRESPLVSPSCCCCSRRRRHPGGLALYRCHATPDYLWRKEEKWLHVMACPAAVSGGGGADLPPVPRQKIDSDDGVFPPLVLRRVRRRKVATRKPRFRSRAGSDSSADEGDADEDDEDSGWFSSGDETRLTASTSDVGSSDKMRRRRQPKKSRRAVMATKRCLSSTMRRTAVGTLIPFATAAVRESFAVVKLSKDPEADFRRSMAEMVVEKKIYDAQGLEQLLCCFLSLNLQRHHAAIAAAFKDIWDMLIPVQDVGNGGGSQ